From a single Microbacterium terrisoli genomic region:
- a CDS encoding purine-cytosine permease family protein, translated as MPAASPAPVKDEVSASTLIEHTGIEIIPESLRTAKPRDLFWPWFAANVSVFGMSYGSFVLGFGISLWQATVVSVIGIVVSFFLCGLIAIAGKRGSAPTMILSRSAFGVQGQKLPGIVSWLTSIGWETSLAITAVLATTTVLHELGWVGQDGDVGVKIVATIVVAALIVAASVLGYHTIMKLQSVLTWLTGGMTILFLILTFQSIDWNAAFSHPNGTLAQTIGALVMVMTGFGLGWINIAADWSRYQKRTASDGRIIGWNTLGGSVAPVVLVFFGLLLAGSNDKLLAAVGNDPIGALAVLLPQWALFPFLIVAILTLISGAVLGIYSSGLTLLSLGIRIPRPAAAGIDGIILTAGTILVVFFATSFIGPFQSFLITLGVPMASWAGILIADILRRKKDYDDVALFDSAGRYGAFDWTSIITMLVATGIGWGFVMNQIPDTPWNDWQGYFLDLFGWRDDWGYANLGVLFALVGSFLVTWFVRAAKIRAQEAEAAR; from the coding sequence ATGCCCGCAGCAAGCCCCGCACCCGTCAAGGACGAGGTTTCCGCGTCCACGCTCATCGAGCACACCGGCATCGAGATCATCCCCGAATCCCTACGCACCGCCAAGCCGCGCGATCTGTTCTGGCCGTGGTTCGCCGCGAACGTGTCGGTGTTCGGCATGTCGTACGGCTCGTTCGTGCTCGGCTTCGGCATCTCGCTGTGGCAGGCGACGGTGGTCTCGGTGATCGGGATCGTCGTGTCGTTCTTCTTGTGCGGTCTGATCGCCATCGCCGGCAAACGAGGGTCGGCGCCGACCATGATCCTGTCGCGGTCCGCGTTCGGCGTGCAGGGTCAGAAGCTGCCGGGCATCGTGTCGTGGCTGACCTCGATCGGCTGGGAGACGTCTCTGGCCATCACCGCGGTGCTGGCCACCACCACCGTGCTGCACGAGCTGGGCTGGGTGGGCCAGGACGGCGACGTCGGTGTGAAGATCGTCGCCACGATCGTGGTGGCCGCGCTGATCGTGGCCGCCTCGGTACTCGGGTATCACACGATCATGAAGCTGCAGTCGGTGTTGACCTGGCTCACCGGCGGCATGACGATCCTGTTCCTGATCCTCACGTTCCAATCGATCGACTGGAACGCCGCGTTCTCGCACCCCAACGGAACGCTCGCCCAGACGATCGGCGCGCTCGTGATGGTGATGACCGGCTTCGGCCTGGGCTGGATCAACATCGCCGCCGACTGGTCGCGCTACCAGAAGCGCACGGCGTCGGATGGTCGGATCATCGGGTGGAACACGCTCGGCGGATCGGTCGCCCCGGTCGTGCTGGTGTTCTTCGGTCTGCTGCTGGCGGGCTCCAACGACAAGCTGCTGGCGGCCGTCGGCAACGACCCGATCGGCGCCCTGGCGGTGCTCCTGCCGCAGTGGGCGCTGTTCCCGTTCCTGATCGTCGCGATCCTCACCCTGATCTCGGGCGCGGTGCTGGGCATCTACTCGTCGGGTCTGACGCTGCTGAGCCTGGGCATCCGCATCCCGCGCCCCGCCGCCGCCGGTATCGACGGCATCATCCTCACGGCCGGCACGATCCTCGTCGTCTTCTTCGCGACGAGCTTCATCGGTCCGTTCCAGTCGTTCCTGATCACGCTCGGGGTGCCCATGGCCTCATGGGCGGGCATTCTCATCGCCGACATCCTGCGCCGCAAGAAGGACTACGACGACGTAGCGCTGTTCGATTCGGCCGGCCGCTACGGTGCCTTCGATTGGACCTCGATCATCACGATGCTGGTGGCGACCGGCATCGGATGGGGCTTCGTCATGAACCAGATTCCCGACACGCCGTGGAACGACTGGCAGGGCTACTTCCTCGACCTGTTCGGCTGGCGCGATGACTGGGGTTACGCGAACCTCGGCGTGCTGTTCGCACTCGTGGGCTCGTTCCTGGTGACCTGGTTCGTGCGCGCGGCGAAGATCCGGGCGCAAGAGGCGGAGGCCGCCCGTTGA
- a CDS encoding DUF1918 domain-containing protein, with protein MNPTAGDRIRIHGTSVGAADRDGEILEVRADDEVTTLVVRFDDGHQAVLAPGTDCEILPAQ; from the coding sequence ATGAACCCGACTGCAGGCGACCGCATCCGCATCCATGGCACGTCCGTCGGCGCTGCCGACCGCGACGGCGAGATCCTCGAGGTCCGCGCGGACGACGAGGTCACAACGCTGGTGGTCCGTTTCGACGACGGTCACCAGGCTGTGCTCGCCCCCGGCACAGACTGCGAGATCCTTCCGGCTCAGTGA
- a CDS encoding DUF2975 domain-containing protein yields the protein MGALAWLTWLALSALLMLVTVAVIGAFAIVELLAQFLPVLAPTQYQLTAVSMGFGICVAVALVSTGVLVGYVRADRIFRSSASRWVDVLVAAAAVGSALNVLALFFIPGPPQLFLLVEAGVPAGVAITLVLLVMRALLRRAASMHVELDAVV from the coding sequence TTGGGCGCCCTTGCTTGGCTTACCTGGCTGGCGCTCAGCGCACTCTTGATGCTCGTCACAGTGGCGGTGATCGGCGCGTTCGCAATCGTCGAATTGCTTGCGCAATTCCTCCCGGTCCTGGCGCCAACCCAGTATCAGCTCACCGCTGTCAGCATGGGCTTCGGGATCTGCGTCGCAGTCGCGCTCGTATCCACCGGTGTCCTCGTCGGCTACGTTCGTGCCGACCGCATATTCCGGTCTTCTGCTTCGCGGTGGGTCGATGTTCTCGTAGCCGCAGCGGCAGTCGGATCCGCCCTGAACGTCCTCGCTCTCTTCTTCATTCCTGGTCCGCCGCAGCTGTTCTTGCTCGTCGAGGCGGGCGTGCCGGCAGGCGTCGCGATCACGCTCGTCCTGTTGGTGATGCGAGCGCTCCTTCGACGCGCTGCGTCTATGCACGTTGAGCTTGATGCGGTGGTGTGA
- a CDS encoding cysteine hydrolase family protein: MSEPAAGPGVETPWLVVIDPQAIFASPDSPWGSPYFAQAMVNIGRLADAFEDRVIITRWLPTADRDTSWGAYFAAWPFADVPADDPLYALVPDAAALMPRAIIDRPTFGKWGPELQALTGPAPHLVLTGVSTDCCVISTALPAADAGATVTVVADACAGSTAENQAAALHVMGLYPPQITVSDTAAVLASQN; the protein is encoded by the coding sequence TTGAGCGAGCCTGCCGCAGGCCCGGGCGTCGAAACGCCGTGGCTGGTCGTCATCGATCCGCAGGCGATCTTCGCCTCGCCCGATTCCCCTTGGGGTTCGCCGTACTTCGCGCAAGCGATGGTGAACATCGGGCGTCTCGCCGACGCGTTCGAGGACCGCGTGATCATCACCCGGTGGCTGCCGACCGCCGATCGAGACACGTCATGGGGCGCATACTTCGCCGCCTGGCCGTTCGCGGATGTGCCGGCCGACGACCCGCTCTACGCCCTGGTTCCGGATGCCGCGGCCCTCATGCCGCGGGCGATCATCGACCGCCCGACCTTCGGCAAGTGGGGTCCTGAGCTCCAGGCGCTCACCGGGCCGGCACCGCACCTCGTGCTCACGGGTGTCTCGACCGACTGCTGCGTGATCTCCACAGCTCTCCCCGCGGCCGACGCCGGAGCGACCGTGACGGTCGTCGCCGACGCGTGCGCAGGATCGACCGCCGAGAACCAGGCGGCGGCGCTGCACGTGATGGGGTTGTATCCGCCGCAGATCACGGTCAGCGACACCGCCGCAGTCCTCGCTTCGCAGAACTGA
- a CDS encoding acyl-CoA dehydrogenase family protein: MSTLGRGRQPGGTHIVENQPAWRVDLDEYALNTPLAEAVTGFGAGWAHARLHEIGAHVGTREFQRDAQLADQHPPVAHVFDRWGFRLDEVEYHDAYHRVISAAVAAGAHTSAWAEPRPGAAVARAAAFMLFAQIEPGHACPISMTHAAVASLRDSPWIADEWLPRLYSRQYERRLLPPEDKPGALVGMAMTEKQGGSDVRANTTSGVHVSGHSYQLTGHKWFCSAPMSDAFLVLAQTRRGANDEGLSCLFVPRVLAHGERNVFRIQRLKDKVGNRSNASAEIEFDGTVGVLVGEPGRGVRTIIEMVQRTRLDCVLGTAAGMRQSVAEAVWHARDRRAFGALLVDQPAMTSVLADLALEAEAAMLMGMRLAQSFEADATEQDEAFRRLATPVSKYWVCKRGPQHAYEAMECLGGNGYIESFPLGRRFREQPVMAIWEGSGNVIALDVLRALARDPESAEAVRAEIESVAGAHPLLDEHNRRTLSLLHAVSRTDLDVAQGQARRLTEELALSLQSSVMVRHAPTVDAEAFIGARLGDDRGWQYGVLPQGTDAAAIVARH, encoded by the coding sequence ATGAGCACCCTGGGTCGCGGCCGGCAGCCGGGCGGCACGCACATCGTCGAGAACCAGCCGGCCTGGCGCGTCGACCTCGACGAGTATGCGCTGAACACGCCGCTGGCCGAGGCGGTGACCGGCTTCGGCGCGGGGTGGGCCCACGCGCGCCTGCACGAGATCGGCGCCCACGTGGGAACGCGGGAGTTCCAGCGTGACGCACAGCTGGCCGACCAGCATCCCCCCGTCGCGCACGTCTTCGACCGCTGGGGCTTCCGGCTCGACGAAGTGGAATACCACGACGCGTACCATCGCGTGATCTCCGCGGCCGTGGCCGCCGGCGCACACACCTCCGCGTGGGCGGAGCCGCGCCCGGGCGCAGCCGTCGCCCGGGCCGCGGCGTTCATGCTCTTCGCCCAGATCGAGCCCGGGCATGCCTGCCCGATCTCGATGACGCACGCGGCCGTGGCTTCTCTGCGCGACTCTCCGTGGATCGCGGACGAGTGGCTGCCGCGACTGTATTCACGGCAGTACGAACGGCGCCTGCTCCCGCCGGAGGACAAGCCTGGTGCCCTTGTCGGCATGGCTATGACCGAGAAGCAGGGCGGCTCGGACGTGCGCGCCAACACCACGAGCGGCGTGCATGTGAGCGGGCACAGCTATCAGCTGACCGGGCACAAATGGTTCTGCTCGGCGCCGATGTCAGACGCGTTCCTGGTGCTCGCGCAGACCCGTCGCGGGGCCAACGACGAAGGGCTGTCGTGCCTGTTCGTGCCCCGCGTTCTCGCGCACGGCGAGCGGAACGTGTTCCGCATCCAGCGACTGAAGGACAAGGTCGGCAACCGCTCGAATGCGTCGGCGGAGATCGAATTCGACGGCACTGTCGGCGTGCTGGTGGGCGAGCCGGGCCGGGGCGTGCGCACGATCATCGAGATGGTGCAGCGCACACGGCTGGACTGCGTGCTGGGCACGGCAGCCGGCATGCGCCAGAGCGTCGCCGAAGCGGTGTGGCACGCCCGCGACCGGCGTGCGTTCGGCGCGCTGCTGGTCGACCAGCCTGCGATGACCTCGGTGCTGGCAGACCTCGCGCTCGAGGCCGAGGCGGCGATGCTGATGGGCATGCGGCTCGCGCAGTCGTTCGAAGCCGACGCCACCGAACAGGACGAGGCCTTCCGGCGCCTGGCCACGCCGGTGTCGAAGTACTGGGTGTGCAAGCGCGGTCCGCAGCACGCCTACGAAGCCATGGAGTGCTTGGGCGGCAACGGCTACATCGAGTCGTTCCCGCTGGGCCGGCGCTTTCGCGAACAGCCGGTGATGGCCATCTGGGAGGGCTCGGGCAACGTCATCGCGTTGGACGTGCTGCGGGCCCTCGCCCGTGATCCTGAGTCGGCCGAGGCGGTGCGCGCCGAGATCGAGAGCGTCGCCGGCGCCCACCCGCTGCTGGATGAGCACAACCGGCGCACGCTGTCACTGCTGCACGCGGTGTCTCGCACCGACCTGGACGTCGCGCAAGGGCAGGCGCGCAGGCTCACCGAGGAACTCGCGCTGTCGCTGCAGTCGAGCGTCATGGTGCGTCATGCGCCGACTGTCGACGCCGAGGCGTTCATCGGTGCACGGCTGGGTGATGACCGCGGCTGGCAGTACGGCGTGCTTCCGCAGGGCACGGATGCCGCAGCCATCGTGGCCCGGCACTGA
- a CDS encoding helix-turn-helix domain-containing protein, whose amino-acid sequence MAIHIHIDRLLVERNMAVGDFADDVGITPSNVAVLKNGRARAVRFTTLDAMCRVLKCQPGDILSWGDDDTVPTQERGGEVS is encoded by the coding sequence GTGGCGATTCATATCCACATTGACCGCCTTCTTGTCGAGCGCAACATGGCGGTCGGTGACTTCGCAGACGACGTTGGCATCACCCCGTCAAACGTTGCCGTTTTGAAGAACGGTCGAGCGCGCGCGGTGAGATTCACGACTCTCGACGCGATGTGCCGTGTTCTCAAATGTCAGCCTGGCGACATCTTGAGTTGGGGCGATGACGACACCGTTCCGACTCAAGAACGAGGCGGTGAGGTCTCTTGA
- a CDS encoding PQQ-dependent sugar dehydrogenase produces the protein MPTAIRTCGSAIVAGLILVVAACAPDTPDTHRSAQPTASVSSPAADAPGETLAQPTVFATGLRAPWSVVPLADGGALVSQRDDGAILELDVDGHARVVGRITDVVHRSEAGLNGIAVWRGDGSTWLYAYYATDSDNRVVRMPLLGAAGSRRLGAPHVVIDGIRAAGFHNGGRLAFGPDGMLYVTTGDAGDSADAQDRSSLNGKILRVTPTGEPAPGNPIDSPVYSYGHRNVQGIAWTPDGTMWATEFGQNTWDELNVIVPGGDYGWPIVEGRAGDSRFRDPLVQWRTDQASPSGLAAHGWMLYAAALRGERLWQVRTAGATVVGSPAVALDGRGRLRDVVTGPSGDLWVLTNNTDGRGTPRSGDDHLLRIAVDPQG, from the coding sequence ATGCCGACAGCCATCAGAACCTGCGGCTCCGCGATCGTCGCGGGGCTGATCCTCGTGGTGGCCGCCTGCGCCCCGGACACCCCTGACACGCACCGGAGTGCCCAGCCGACGGCATCCGTCTCCTCGCCCGCGGCGGACGCGCCGGGTGAGACGCTCGCGCAACCCACCGTGTTCGCCACCGGGCTGCGGGCACCCTGGTCGGTCGTGCCGCTCGCCGACGGCGGCGCCCTGGTGTCGCAGCGGGACGATGGAGCGATCCTCGAATTGGATGTGGACGGTCATGCGCGCGTCGTGGGGCGGATCACGGACGTCGTGCACCGCTCCGAGGCCGGACTGAACGGCATCGCCGTGTGGCGTGGGGACGGCAGCACCTGGCTGTACGCCTACTACGCGACCGATTCCGACAACCGCGTCGTGCGGATGCCGCTGCTCGGCGCCGCCGGCTCGCGACGGCTGGGCGCACCCCACGTGGTGATCGACGGCATCAGGGCGGCGGGATTCCACAACGGCGGACGGCTCGCCTTCGGCCCCGACGGGATGCTGTACGTCACGACAGGGGATGCCGGTGACTCCGCCGACGCCCAGGACAGGTCGAGCCTGAACGGCAAGATCCTGCGGGTGACGCCCACCGGAGAGCCCGCGCCGGGCAACCCGATCGACTCTCCCGTGTACAGCTACGGGCATCGCAACGTGCAGGGCATCGCGTGGACGCCGGACGGCACGATGTGGGCCACCGAGTTCGGTCAGAACACCTGGGACGAGTTGAACGTCATCGTGCCCGGCGGCGACTACGGCTGGCCGATCGTGGAGGGACGTGCGGGCGATTCGCGCTTTCGCGACCCGCTCGTGCAGTGGCGCACAGACCAGGCCAGTCCCAGCGGCCTGGCCGCGCACGGCTGGATGCTCTACGCGGCGGCACTGCGCGGCGAACGCCTCTGGCAGGTGCGCACGGCAGGGGCGACCGTGGTGGGCAGCCCGGCGGTCGCGCTGGATGGTCGCGGCCGCCTTCGTGATGTCGTGACCGGCCCGTCCGGTGACCTGTGGGTGCTGACGAACAACACCGACGGACGCGGCACCCCGCGCTCGGGCGACGACCACCTGCTGCGCATCGCGGTGGATCCCCAGGGGTAA